TCTTTCATGGCAAACTTATCATCCTCACTAATTTCAGCAGCCTTGAACTGACTTTCCACTCCTTTCATAGTCTCATCTCGCACAGAACGAACTGATATACGGGCATCTTCCAATTTACTTTTAGCCAACTTTAAAAGCTGCTCTCTTCTTTCACTAGTAAGTTCCGGAAAAATGACTCGTAGACCTGAAGAATCAACAGCCAAAGAAACACCAAGTTCTGCGTCTCTGATCGCTCTTTCAATCGCTGGGATACTACTCGCATCCCATGGAGCAACTCTCAGGGTTCTCATATCTTCTATATTTACTGAACCAACTTGCTGGATCGGCATAAACGAACCATAGCTTTCAACTTTTATACTATCAAGCAAAGCCGGCGTGGCTTGACCAGTCCTAATCCCTGCATACTCTTTTACCAACCAATCCTCAACTTCTTTAAGTTTTTGTTTTAATTCATTCGTCATACATGATTTTTATTCCATTATTATAACAGTTTAACATTAAACCTATTTCAAAAGTAGAGGCAAGTTACAAGCTAATATATAGCTTTAGAAATAAGACTATCTTGTTATTTTTCAGCCCCAGGAGGCAAAAGCAAAGCCATTTCCTCCAATAACATCTTATTGGATGCACCGCGAGTATTTAGACTGGTTACCACCACCAACAAACTGTGCATAGTATCAACATCTAGACTATTAGCCCTCTTTGATAAATATTTAGCTAGGCCAACTTTTATATTAACCACCCAGTCACCTTTAGCATCCAAATTTTTACCTATTAATACAAGCCGCTGTGCGTAATTTAATTTACAGAAATCTGCAAAATCATCAGTAGTATTAGTCTCTGTACCCTGATACGACCCTTCATATGTCTGAAAACGTGACAATAGCGTAGGCAGTAGCTCCGTGTCATTACCAACCAAAAAAATAAATTTTGTAGTACTTGGCGGCTCCTCCAATAATTTCAATAAAGCCTGTTGTGCTTCGCTAGTAATTTTCTTTAAGATTACTACCAATAGCTTTGCGTCGCCTTGACCGGGTTTTAAAAAAGCCAAACGAACCAACTCCCTAGCATCATCTATACCAAAATTTTCCTTCTCAATATAGGAAATTTCCTCTATCTTAAGTTCACAAATAAGCTCCTCTCCTACTTGGCGGTTCGTCAGATTAGACCGAATTAGAAAAGCGTGATGGTCGAGCATTGGCACATTATGCTGGATTACGTTTTTTTTGTAAATCTAGAATATGCTTGATGACGCGACGTAAATACAACTCAAAAGTCTCTCCTTGCTCATAGATAATACCCTGCTCATAGCGCCAACCATTCATGTAGTCTGTGATGCTTTGTCTGATTTCTTGAGTAGCTCCCTCAAAACGACCGGCTAGTAAAAGTGGGATCTGCAACCCAGCTATCTTCTTAAAGAGAGGGTGCTCCCGTCCACTTGGGCCGGTACCAAACAGTCCACTTTTCTTGAACAGACTCCAATCCGACAATAACTGCTCTAAGCCACTGTCAATTTCTGCGGTATACAAAGGATTGGTAACGCCAGCTT
Above is a genomic segment from Candidatus Nomurabacteria bacterium containing:
- the frr gene encoding ribosome recycling factor; the protein is MTNELKQKLKEVEDWLVKEYAGIRTGQATPALLDSIKVESYGSFMPIQQVGSVNIEDMRTLRVAPWDASSIPAIERAIRDAELGVSLAVDSSGLRVIFPELTSERREQLLKLAKSKLEDARISVRSVRDETMKGVESQFKAAEISEDDKFAMKEDIQKSVEETNRALEALFTSKEAELQK